TCAAGGATGTGCTAACTGGCTACAGATATGGAGATCTTGTTAGCACGGACAAGCGGGGTCAAAGGCACTTAAATATTCAAAAGCTTAACAACATTGAGACCGTTGGCGGCGCCACACAGATCACTGGCTAAATCACCCAGCAGCCATTAGCTTCCCAACAGTTGACTGGCTCGGGCCTGTGGTTTTGCTGCTTCTGAGGGGATTGGTTGCGGGCATGGCAGCAGGAACCATTGCCACCTTTGCGGCACTGACCCTTTTGCCGGCAGACCACAAGGCTGCTGAAAATGGCAAAGTCTCGCCAGATGTTCAGGCCCTCAGCGGGCTTAGGCAAACAGCTGACGGCGCTGCGGTTGGTGCACTGGCAGGGCTGCTTTTAGCCACCGCGGCCCAGGGGCGACGGCGGCGCGCCCCGTGGCAAGGCTGGCGACAGTTTGTGGTGGTGCGCAAGCAGCGCGAGAGCGCCGAGATCACATCATTTGAATTGCGCCCGGTTGGGGGAGGGCCACTGCCGAAGTTTCTGCCCGGCCAATTCCTCACTCTTCAGCTCCCAATCCCAGGGATGGCCAAGCCGGTGGTGCGCACCTATTCGCTTTCCGATTTTCCAAGCGAGGGGAAGGCCCCAGATCACTACCGGATTTCAGTCAAAAGGGAGCCCGCCCCCAAGGGGCTCGATGTGGCGCCGGGGCTGGGCTCCAATTTTCTGCACGACCATGGGCAGGAGGGCAGCAAGCTGAACATTCGGCCCCCCGCCGGCAGCTTTGTGCTCGACACCGAAAGCACTGAACCGGTAGTGCTGGTCAGCAATGGCGTAGGCATCACACCGATGCTGGCCATGGTGAAAGCAGCCCTTAGCTCCGGCAGCCAAAGGCCCATTTGGTTTCTGCACGGCTGCCGCAACAGTGAATATCACTCCTTCCAAACTGAAATCGCCGACCTGGCCCGCAGCCACAACAACCTGCAGGTGCACGTGGCCTACAGCCGCCCGTTGCCAAGCGATGGGGGCTGCTATCAGAGCCAGGGCTACATAGACGGAGCCCTGATAAGTGGCCTAATTAAGGGCCCGGCCTCCTATTACCTCTGCGGATCACCGGCCTTCATGGACAGCTTGGTGATGGCGCTCCAACAGGCTGGAGTTGGCCAGGGGGCGATTCGTTTTGAGAGCTTCAGCCAGGCCCCCCGCGTTTCCCCAAGCACTGGAGCTGGTGCAGAAGGCAGCACCGCGCCCGTGGCCTCCTCTGCTGTTCGCTTCTGTCGCAGCAACACCACCGCCACCTGGAGCAACAACAATCCTGAGCAAAGCCTGCTGGAACTGGCGGAGGCCTCCGGACTGCAGCCTGCCTTTGCCTGCAGGGCCGGGGTATGCGGAACCTGCATCACCCGGGTGAAAAGCGGCTCGATCAACTACCTGGCTGAGCCCACGGCCGAGGTTGCCCCTGGCTCGGCATTGATCTGCATCGCCAGGCCCGCCAGCGAAACCCTGGAACTCGAGCAATGACATCGACAAAAGACGATCTGTTGACCACCTAGGCCAGATCGACAATCCTCAGCAAAGAACTTCCCCCTCAGCCAAACCCCACCGAATTCAGCATGGAAAGCGCCGATTGGCTAACGATCCTGCACCCCGCCCTGGCGGTGGTGTTGATCTATCCCTTAATTGGCATGGTGGTGCGCCTAGGGGTGCAAACCAGGCAGCGACGAATGGGCGAAAGCAATATTGCAAGAACCAGTGGCAGTGAACACACCGACCTGGGCCGCTGGCTCTCGGCCGGGGTGGTGATTGTTGTTTTGATCGCCCTGGTGGCGGCGATCGTTACCAAAAATCCCCTCAGTGCCTTCAGCGGTGGCTGGGCGCGGGGTCTGCAGCTACTGATGGTGCTGCTGGGCACCAGCATCTCCCTGGTGGCGTTGTGGCAGGCCACCAGCAAATCGCTACGCCTGCTGTTTTCCCTGTTGACCTGGCTGGGGGTGATCGGCCTGGGGGCCCAACCCGAAGTGTGGAGAGTCAGCGATAATCCCTTCGATCCGATGTTCTGGACGTCCCATTACTGGGCAGGGGTTGGCGTGACGGGTCTGATGCTGTTTTCGCTGGGGGCAAGGCCTGAGATTTTGCGTCAGCTGCGTTGGCGCCGGATCCATGTGGCAGCCAATCTTCTGGCGGCAGTGCTGTTCAGCATTC
This genomic interval from Cyanobium sp. WAJ14-Wanaka contains the following:
- a CDS encoding DUF4079 domain-containing protein: MESADWLTILHPALAVVLIYPLIGMVVRLGVQTRQRRMGESNIARTSGSEHTDLGRWLSAGVVIVVLIALVAAIVTKNPLSAFSGGWARGLQLLMVLLGTSISLVALWQATSKSLRLLFSLLTWLGVIGLGAQPEVWRVSDNPFDPMFWTSHYWAGVGVTGLMLFSLGARPEILRQLRWRRIHVAANLLAAVLFSIQGITGTRDLLQIPPGWQLATIYQCNFDTLKCPPLASQPPAP
- a CDS encoding 2Fe-2S iron-sulfur cluster-binding protein yields the protein MAAGTIATFAALTLLPADHKAAENGKVSPDVQALSGLRQTADGAAVGALAGLLLATAAQGRRRRAPWQGWRQFVVVRKQRESAEITSFELRPVGGGPLPKFLPGQFLTLQLPIPGMAKPVVRTYSLSDFPSEGKAPDHYRISVKREPAPKGLDVAPGLGSNFLHDHGQEGSKLNIRPPAGSFVLDTESTEPVVLVSNGVGITPMLAMVKAALSSGSQRPIWFLHGCRNSEYHSFQTEIADLARSHNNLQVHVAYSRPLPSDGGCYQSQGYIDGALISGLIKGPASYYLCGSPAFMDSLVMALQQAGVGQGAIRFESFSQAPRVSPSTGAGAEGSTAPVASSAVRFCRSNTTATWSNNNPEQSLLELAEASGLQPAFACRAGVCGTCITRVKSGSINYLAEPTAEVAPGSALICIARPASETLELEQ